In Triticum aestivum cultivar Chinese Spring chromosome 5B, IWGSC CS RefSeq v2.1, whole genome shotgun sequence, the following proteins share a genomic window:
- the LOC123116705 gene encoding bZIP transcription factor TRAB1, whose translation MAMEADDDDLWGAVTTSPSASPPPSAAISTALSLNTRLQLLAASGVGGGSPFHPGGVGSPFHLGGGCYRNVAASPTSFFSSAAASFPRIAPDAGPARRALEREMCYGHGAAAWSGPPGGGGAGAAAPVDRRKKRMIKNRESASRSRARKQAHVTQIESEVQQLREENEQLRLKYDQLKASVEVSVPVRKTLQRVLSAPF comes from the exons ATGGCCATGGAGGCCGACGACGACGACCTGTGGGGCGCGGTCACCACCAGCCCCAGCGCCTCGCCCCCGCCGTCCGCCGCCATCTCCACCGCGCTCAGCCTCAACACTCGCCTCCAGCTCCTCGCGGcctccggcgtcggcggcggctccCCGTTCCACCCCGGCGGCGTCGGCTCGCCGTTCCACCTGGGCGGTGGCTGCTACCGCAATGTGGCCGCGTCCCCgacctccttcttctcctccgccgcggcctccttCCCCCGCATCGCGCCCGACGCCGGCCCTGCCCGCCGCGCGCTGGAGCGTGAGATGTGCTACGGCCACGGCGCGGCCGCCTGGTCCGGCccccccggcggcggcggcgccggcgccgccgcgcccgtgGACCGGCGCAAGAAGCGCATGATCAAGAACCGCGAGTCGGCGTCCCGCTCGCGCGCGCGCAAGCAGGCGCACGTCACCCAGATCGAGTCGGAGGTGCAGCAGCTGCGCGAGGAGAACGAGCAGCTCCGCCTCAAGTACGACCAG ctcaaGGCTTCAGTGGAGGTGTCGGTGCCGGTGAGGAAGACCCTGCAGAGGGTGCTCTCGGCGCCCTTCTGA